Part of the Bradyrhizobium sp. AZCC 1721 genome, GAAAAAATTTGCGGGTTCGATCTGCGGCCAGAGGTTGTTTCGACCAACCATCGGCGACCGGAGCCTGAAGAATAAGACCGGCGGCGCGGACGCCGCCGGTCGAAGGCATTAGCGAATGACGTAGGGCAGCAGGCCGAGGAAACGCGAGCGCTTGATGGCGCGCGCGAGTTCACGCTGCTTCTTGGCGGAGACGGCGGTGATGCGGCTCGGCACGATCTTGCCGCGCTCGGAGACGTAACGCATCAACAGCTTGGAATCCTTGTAGTCGATCTTCGGCGCATTCGGACCCGTGAACGGGCAGGTCTTGCGGCGACGGAAAAACGGACGGCGTGCACCAGCTTCAGCCATGATTCTTACTCCTCTACCGCTGCTGCTTCGTCTTCACGCGGACGGCGCGGGCCACGGTCGCCGCGGAAGCCACCGCCTTCACGATCGCCACGGAAGCCGCCTTCGCGGTCGCCGCGGAAACCGCCGCCGCGATCGTCGCGCTCGCGGTCACGATCGGCCTTGCGCATCATCGCCGAGGGACCTTCCTCGTGCTCTTCGACGCGGACAGTGAGATAGCGGATGACGTCTTCAGAGATCCGCTCCTGCCGCTCGATCTCGGTGACCGCAGCAGACGGCGCATCGATGTTCATCAGCACGAAATGTGCTTTGCGATTCTTGTTCATGCGATAGGTGAGGGAGCGTACGCCCCAGTTCTCGGTCTTGGTGACCTTGCCGCCGAGCCCTTCGACGATGCCCGTCATCTGGGTGGTCAGCTCTTCGACCTGCTGGGTGCTCGCATCCTGGCGCGCGAGAAAAACATGCTCGTAAAGAGGCATGGGTGTCCTTTCCTAGTGTTGGCGCGGTCCCCGGCGGCAAGCCCTTCGAGGCCTTCGGAAAGGACTCGGGGATAAGCTCAGAAGGCGGAAGCACGGGACGACGGGCCGACTGGCCCTGCCACATCAATAACGCCTGCAAAGGTGAGATTGCTGAGACCGTCCGTTCAGCTCCCGGCCGGGATCCACGGATGCGCGGTTTATAAGGATTTTCAGCGTGCTGGCAAGGCTTCTTGAGCAGGCTTGAAAGCGTCCTGGCGTCAGCACGGGAGGCGGTGGGCCCAATGAATGGTTGATTTATTTGTTTGTATAGCATACAAATAACGGATCGGAGGGCAAGCGATGGCTCCAAAGTCCGTCCAGACAGCGCCAAAAACGCCCAGCGATCCCAAGCACGCTGCCCGCGCCACGCGCACGGCCGGGCGCCAGATGCGCTCGCGGCTGCTCGACGGCGCCAGCCGGCTGTTCAAGGAGCGGGGCCTCGCCGGAACGTCGATCTCGGACATCGCGGCGGCGGCCGACGCCTTTCCGAGCCAGATCACCTACTACTTCCGCACCAAGGAAGCTCTGTTCGTCGAAGCTGCCTGCCGCGACATGCTGTACGTGGCGCGTGCGGCGGAGGAGGCGGCGCTGCAGGCCCACACGCCGCGCGACTACACGCGCGCGCTGGTCGAGACCGTCACGGCGACGGATTCGGTCGCCTTCTTTACCGAAGCCCTGACGCTCACCCGCCGCCGCCAGGATCTCGCGCCGCTGGTGGAACGCACCATCGAGCGGCTGCACGGCGAGGGGATGCGCGCCTATGCCGGTCAGATCGAGCGGCACGGCTGGAAAAGCCTGCGCGATCCCGACGCCAGCTCACGGCGATTCTGGGCGATCGCCATCGGCGTGATGGTGGAGGGCTACGCCATGGGCCGTTCGGCCGAGGAATTGTGCAGCGAGATGCTGCGCGTGCTGGGCGATCAGGCCACGACAACATCCGCGGCCGACAGCGCCAGGCTGCGCCTGGTTGGCGACAACGATGAACCCGATGGGGAGACGTCAGCATGACCGCGCTTCGCATGCGTGCCCGCGACTTTCTGACCGAAGATCAACTGGTCGCCGTGCGCCAGCGCGTGACGTGGAAGGGTGCAGCCCTGATCGCACATGCATGGGCGCTGATATTGGGTTCGATTGCGCTGGTGGCATGGTGGCCCAATCCGCTGACCTTTCTGCTCGCGGTCGGCATCATCGGCTCGCGCCAGCTCGGGCTTGCGATCCTGATGCATGACGGGGCGCATGGATGCCTGTCGGCAGATGAGAAAATCAACCTGACGCTCAGCCAGTGGTTCTGCGCCTATCCGATCTTCGCCGAGACCCGCGCCTATCGGCGCTACCATCTGCAGCATCATGCGCGCACCCAGCAGGACGACGATCCCGATCTGATTTTGTCGGCGCCGTTCCCGATCACCAGGATGAGCTACCGCCGCAAATTCTTCCGCGATATCACTGGGCAGACCGGCTATCAGCAGCGCAAGGCGCAATTGTTGAATGCGCTTGGCCCAAAGGAATGGCCGCTTGCGCGCGCGCGCCGCGCATTTCTGGGAAAAGCTCGGCCCGCAATTTGCAGTCAACGCGGTGTTGTTTGCTGGCCTCACCGCCGCCGGCATATGGTGGGCCTATCCGCTATTGTGGCTGTTGCCGCTGCTCACCTGGCAGATGGTCATCACCCGCATTCGCAACATCGCCGAACACGCCGTCGTTCCCGATTCGAGCGATCCCTTGCGCAACACCCGCACCACGCGCGCGAGCTTTCTCGAGCGGTTGTTCATTGCACCATATTACGTCAACTACCATCTCGAGCATCATCTGTTGTTCTACGTGCCCTGCTACAACCTGCCGCGCGTGCACCGCATCCTCTCTGAAAGCCGATATGCGGACCGGATGGAGGTACAGCCGAGCTATGCCGCCGTGCTGCGGATTGCGACCGCCAAGCCCGACCACGAGGACCGGCCCGGCAAGCTTGTAAGCAGCGCGCGCCGCGCGCGGGCCGGCGCCGACGTCGGTGGCGACCAGGCGGCGGGCGGCTTCTAGTGCGGTGATCGACGGTGGTGTAACTTCCATCGGCGACCAAGCGGAGCCAGCGAATGATCGATCCGACCACATTGATTACGTATGTCGCGGTCGTGCTTGGCTTTGTGTTCATTCCGGGCCCCGCGACGCTTCTCACGGTTGCACGGGCAACGACTTCAGGCACCCCGGTTGGCATCGCCACGGGCGCCGGAATCGCGGCCGGCGACATGATTCACACCTTTATGGCGATCGTCGGTATCTCGGCGATCATTGCCGCTTCGGCCATGCTGTTCAGCATCATCAAGTACCTCGGCGCGGCCTATCTGGTTTACCTCGGCATCCGTGCCGTCCTCGAAAGGACACCAGCAAATCTTGCGGCCGGCGCACTGCCGATTTCAGCAGGAAAGGCATTTCGGCAAGCGATTTTGGCCGAAGTGCTAAACCCGAAGACGGCGCTTTTCTTCCTCGCGTTTCTCCCCCAGTTCGTACGGCCCGAGAATGGTTCGGTCATACTCCAGCTCACGATTCTGGGGATCATCTTTGTTTTATTGGGGTTCGTCAGTACGGCGGTTTTTGCAGTAGGCGCCGGAGGTGTCGGGACCTTCCTGCGCCGCAATCCTGCGGTTCTGAAATGGCAGGGGAAGGCAATCGGCAGTCTCTACTGCGCTCTGGGTATCCGGCTGGCGCTACAGGAACGCTGATCCGCTCCGGCCCATTGATGACCCGGCAGCGGCCCGGCGATACCGCACCGCGGCTTGACATCCCGGCCCGCGTCAGTGTCTTACGGCCCCAATCTTACGAGGGAGCACCGGATGACGGCTGCATTTACATTTCCGGGGCAGGGTTCCCAGGCGGTCGGCATGGGCAAGGCCCTGGCGGAGGCCTTTCCGGCCGCGCGGGCTGTGTTCGACGAGGTTGATTCGGCGCTCGGCGAAAAGCTGACCGCGATCATCTGGGATGGCCCGGCCGAAACCCTCCAGCTCACTGAAAATGCCCAGCCGGCCCTGATGGCGGTTTCGATTGCCACGCTGCGCGTGCTGGAGGCCGACGCGGGCTTTTCCGTCGGACGGGATGCGGCTTTTGTCGCCGGCCATTCGCTTGGCGAATATTCCGCGCTGGCCGCTGCCGGCAGCCTTAGCATCAGCGATACCGCCCGCCTGCTGCGCACCCGTGGTCTTGCAATGCAAAAGGCGGTACCGGTCGGCGCCGGCGCGATGGCGGCACTGCTTGGGCTCGACTATGAGGCGGCGGTGGCCGTCGCCAACGAAGCTGCCCAGGGGCAGGTCTGTCAGGCCGCCAACGACAATGGCGGCGGGCAGGTGGTGGTGTCCGGCGACAAGGCGGCTGTCGACCGCGCCGTGGAAATCGCCAAAGCCAAAGGCGCCAAGCGTGCAATGCTGCTGCCGGTGTCCGCGCCATTCCATTGCAAGCTGATGCAGCCCGCCGCCGATGCGATGGCGGAGGCGCTTGCAGGTGTAACGATCAAGACGCCGGCCTCGCCGCTGGTGGCGAACGTGCTGGCCGCGCCGATCACCGATCCCGACGAGATTCGCCGCCACCTGATCGAGCAGGTCACTGGCACCGTGCGCTGGCGCGAGTCGGTGGCCTATATGGCAGCGCATGGCGTCACGCGGTTCTTCGAAATCGGTGCCGGCAGGGTGCTGAGCGGGCTGGTCAAGCGGATCGCCGACGGCGCGGTCGGCGTGGCGATCGGGGGACCCAACGATATTGCCGCCGCGAAGGACGCATTGGCGGCGTCGGCCTAAAAGCTCCCGAAAGGAGACACTGATGTTCGATTTAACTGGCAGGACGGCGCTGGTGACCGGCGCGACCGGCGGCATCGGCGGTGCGATCGCGCAGGCGTTGCATGGTCAAGGCGCGACGGTGGCGATCTCCGGAACGCGTCGCGAGGTGCTGGATTCGTTTGCCGGCAGGCTTGGCGAACGCGTCCACGTGCTGCCGTGCAACCTTTCCGACAGCGCGGAGGTCGAGGCGCTGGTGCCGGCGGCGGAGGCCGCGATGGGGCAGGTCGATATCCTGATCGCCAATGCGGGCATCACGCGCGACAATCTGTTTGTCCAGTTGCGTGACGAGGATTGGGACGACGTCATCAACGTCAACCTGACTGCGACCTTCCGTCTTGCCCGCGCCGCAACCAAACTGATGATGCGCAAGCGCTTCGGCCGGATCATAGCGATCACCTCGATCGTCGGCGTGACCGGCAACCCCGGCCAGGCCAACTACACCGCGTCGAAGGCCGGAATCATCGGCCTGATCAAGACGCTGGGTGCGGAATACGCCAAGCGCAACGTGACCGCCAATTGCATCGCGCCGGGATTTATCAAGACGCCGATGACCGACGCGCTAAACGACAAGCAGCGCGAGACCATCCTGACGAAGGTTCCTGCGGCGCGGCTAGGGACGCCGGAGGACATCGCGGCGGCAGCCGTCTATCTCGCCTCCAACGAGGCGGCCTACGTCACTGGCCAGACGATTCACGTCAACGGCGGAATGGCCATGATTTGAGCGAGTTATTGCCCCGATCTCTGCGGCCAAAGGCCGTTGTCCGGGGCGGGTGAGGCTTGTAGTCAAGGCTTGGGAAGTATGGTAACCGAACCCCCGACGGATGGGCAAACAAGGCCATTGCAGGATTTTGAAACCCTGTATATTGGCGTGGCGACGCCTGCCGTTCGCCGGGGCTTTGTCGGCTACCACCGGGCCGAATCAAGACTATGCGCGATAGCGAAGGAAGTTTAACGACCACGATAGCTCGTAGCGTCTCTGTAGCGTCTTGGGGTCGGGTCCAATAGAACAAGCACGAGGTTAAAGATGAGTGAGATTGGCGAGCGGGTTAAGAAGATTGTGGTCGAACACCTCGGTGTTGAACCCGATAAGGTTGTCGACAACGCAAGTTTTATCGACGACCTCGGCGCCGACAGCCTCGACACCGTCGAGCTTGTGATGGCATTTGAAGAAGAGTTCGGCTGTGAAATCCCCGATGACGCCGCTGAGACGATTTTGACCGTCGGCGACGCGACGAAGTTTCTCGAGAAGAACGCTAAGAGCTGACGTCCCGGGCGGGTAGAGACAGAGCCGGACGGGCCGTCATCAAACGGTCCCCCGGTTTCTTGTTTTGGGCCATTGGTTTCGGGCTGGAGTTTTGACATGAGGCGGGTTGTCGTCACGGGGCTGGGCATGGTTACGCCGCTCGGCTGCGGCGTTGACACAACGTGGGCGCGTATCATCAACGGTCAGAGCGGCGCCAAGAAGATCGACACGTTCGAAGTCGCCGATCTCGCCAGCCAGATCGCCTGCGTGATTCCGCGTGGCGACGGCTCAGATGGTACTTTCAATCCCGACCAGTGGATGGAGCCGAAGGAACAACGCAAGGTCGACGACTTCATCATCTTTGCGATGGCTGCGGCACGCCAGGCGCTCGACGACGCCAACTGGCATCCGGCGACCGAAGAAGACAAATGCGCCAGCGGCACCCTGATCGGTTCGGGGATCGGCGGCCTGTCCGGCATCGCCGAGACGTCGCTGCTGTTAAAGGAACGCGGGCCGCGCAGGGTTTCGCCGTTCTTCATTCCGGGGCGGCTGATCAATCTCGCTTCCGGTTATGTATCGATCGAGCATGGCCTCAAGGGCCCCAACCATTCCGTGGTCACGGCCTGTTCGACCGGCGCGCATGCGATCGGCGATGGTGCCCGCCTCATTGCGCTCGGCGACGCCGACGTGATGGTCGCGGGCGGCACGGAATCGCCGATCTGCCGGCTGGGGATGGCCGGATTCTGCGCGGCGCGCGCGCTCTCGACCGGCTTCAACGACGCGCCGCAAAGGGCCTCGCGGCCCTACGACAAGGACCGCGACGGATTCGTGATGGGCGAAGGCGCCGGCGTCGTGGTGCTCGAGGAATATGAGCACGCGAAAAAGCGCGGTGCGCGAATCTATTGCGAAGTGATCGGCTATGGCCTGTCGGGCGACGCCTATCACATCACCTCGCCGTCGCCGGATGGCGATGGCGGTTTCCGCAGCATGAGCGCGGCGATCAAACGCGCCGGCATCACGGTATCGGATATCGACTACATCAACGCCCACGGAACTTCGACGCAGATCGGCGACGAGATCGAACTCGGCGCGGTGGAGCGGCTGCTCGGCAACGCCGCCTCCAAGGTGTCGATGTCATCGACCAAGTCGTCGACCGGGCACCTGCTCGGCGCTGCCGGTGCAATCGAGGCCATTTTCAGTATCCTTGCGATTCGCGATAACATTGCTCCACCCACCATCAATTTGGAAAATCCGTCGGTGCAAACGGCGATCGATCTGGTGCCGCAGACCGCGCGCAAGCGCGAGATTAACGTCGCGCTGTCGAATTCCTTCGGTTTCGGGGGGACCAACGCCTCCGTGATCATTCGGCGCGTGGCCGACTAGCAAGTGTTTGGAACGACTCCACCGTTTTGCCGTATTCGGCGATGACTTCTACATGCGGGCGTATGCTATCGGCTGGGCAACGGATTGCCGAGTCGCGATTGAACCGACAGGATTCAGGTTGCATCGATGAGTGAGAGGCCGCCCATTTCACCACGAAGCCCGCGCGCTGCGTTGGAGCCCGAGCAGGTGCCGCCGCCGCCGAAGCGGTCGGATCGCGCCCGCAATCCATTCGTGGTGGTCGGCAATGCCATCTTCACCATCCTGATCATTCTGATGATCGGGGTGGGGGCGGTGTACTATTACGGCAGACAAATCCTGGAAACGCCCGGTCCGCTGAAGGAAGACAAGATCGTCAACATTCCCTCGCGTGCCGGAAAGCGCGACATCGCCGACGCGCTGCTGCGCGAAGGCGTGATCAACGTCAATCCCTGGGTATTCATCGGCGGCGTGTTTGCGCTGAAGGCGAGCTCCGACCTCAAGCCCGGCGAATATTCCTTCCAGAAGAGCGCCAGCCTGCGCGACGTCATCGCCACCATCGTCGAAGGCAAGGTGGTGCAGCATGCCGTCACGATTCCGGAAGGTCTGACCTCCGAACAAATCGTGACGCGACTCCTCGACAACGACATCTTCGCCGGCTCGGTTCGGGAAATACCCCGCGAAGGCACGTTGCTGCCCGAAACCTACAAGTTTCCGCGCGGCACCACGCGCGAGCAGGTGATCCAGCGCATGCAGCAGACCCAGAAGCGGGTGCTCACGGAAATCTGGGAGCGCCGCAACCCGGACGTTCCGGTCAGGT contains:
- the rpsR gene encoding 30S ribosomal protein S18, whose product is MAEAGARRPFFRRRKTCPFTGPNAPKIDYKDSKLLMRYVSERGKIVPSRITAVSAKKQRELARAIKRSRFLGLLPYVIR
- the rpsF gene encoding 30S ribosomal protein S6, whose translation is MPLYEHVFLARQDASTQQVEELTTQMTGIVEGLGGKVTKTENWGVRSLTYRMNKNRKAHFVLMNIDAPSAAVTEIERQERISEDVIRYLTVRVEEHEEGPSAMMRKADRDRERDDRGGGFRGDREGGFRGDREGGGFRGDRGPRRPREDEAAAVEE
- a CDS encoding TetR/AcrR family transcriptional regulator C-terminal domain-containing protein, which codes for MAPKSVQTAPKTPSDPKHAARATRTAGRQMRSRLLDGASRLFKERGLAGTSISDIAAAADAFPSQITYYFRTKEALFVEAACRDMLYVARAAEEAALQAHTPRDYTRALVETVTATDSVAFFTEALTLTRRRQDLAPLVERTIERLHGEGMRAYAGQIERHGWKSLRDPDASSRRFWAIAIGVMVEGYAMGRSAEELCSEMLRVLGDQATTTSAADSARLRLVGDNDEPDGETSA
- a CDS encoding LysE family translocator; this encodes MIDPTTLITYVAVVLGFVFIPGPATLLTVARATTSGTPVGIATGAGIAAGDMIHTFMAIVGISAIIAASAMLFSIIKYLGAAYLVYLGIRAVLERTPANLAAGALPISAGKAFRQAILAEVLNPKTALFFLAFLPQFVRPENGSVILQLTILGIIFVLLGFVSTAVFAVGAGGVGTFLRRNPAVLKWQGKAIGSLYCALGIRLALQER
- the fabD gene encoding ACP S-malonyltransferase, whose translation is MTAAFTFPGQGSQAVGMGKALAEAFPAARAVFDEVDSALGEKLTAIIWDGPAETLQLTENAQPALMAVSIATLRVLEADAGFSVGRDAAFVAGHSLGEYSALAAAGSLSISDTARLLRTRGLAMQKAVPVGAGAMAALLGLDYEAAVAVANEAAQGQVCQAANDNGGGQVVVSGDKAAVDRAVEIAKAKGAKRAMLLPVSAPFHCKLMQPAADAMAEALAGVTIKTPASPLVANVLAAPITDPDEIRRHLIEQVTGTVRWRESVAYMAAHGVTRFFEIGAGRVLSGLVKRIADGAVGVAIGGPNDIAAAKDALAASA
- the fabG gene encoding 3-oxoacyl-[acyl-carrier-protein] reductase, translated to MFDLTGRTALVTGATGGIGGAIAQALHGQGATVAISGTRREVLDSFAGRLGERVHVLPCNLSDSAEVEALVPAAEAAMGQVDILIANAGITRDNLFVQLRDEDWDDVINVNLTATFRLARAATKLMMRKRFGRIIAITSIVGVTGNPGQANYTASKAGIIGLIKTLGAEYAKRNVTANCIAPGFIKTPMTDALNDKQRETILTKVPAARLGTPEDIAAAAVYLASNEAAYVTGQTIHVNGGMAMI
- a CDS encoding acyl carrier protein, yielding MSEIGERVKKIVVEHLGVEPDKVVDNASFIDDLGADSLDTVELVMAFEEEFGCEIPDDAAETILTVGDATKFLEKNAKS
- the fabF gene encoding beta-ketoacyl-ACP synthase II, whose protein sequence is MRRVVVTGLGMVTPLGCGVDTTWARIINGQSGAKKIDTFEVADLASQIACVIPRGDGSDGTFNPDQWMEPKEQRKVDDFIIFAMAAARQALDDANWHPATEEDKCASGTLIGSGIGGLSGIAETSLLLKERGPRRVSPFFIPGRLINLASGYVSIEHGLKGPNHSVVTACSTGAHAIGDGARLIALGDADVMVAGGTESPICRLGMAGFCAARALSTGFNDAPQRASRPYDKDRDGFVMGEGAGVVVLEEYEHAKKRGARIYCEVIGYGLSGDAYHITSPSPDGDGGFRSMSAAIKRAGITVSDIDYINAHGTSTQIGDEIELGAVERLLGNAASKVSMSSTKSSTGHLLGAAGAIEAIFSILAIRDNIAPPTINLENPSVQTAIDLVPQTARKREINVALSNSFGFGGTNASVIIRRVAD
- the mltG gene encoding endolytic transglycosylase MltG gives rise to the protein MSERPPISPRSPRAALEPEQVPPPPKRSDRARNPFVVVGNAIFTILIILMIGVGAVYYYGRQILETPGPLKEDKIVNIPSRAGKRDIADALLREGVINVNPWVFIGGVFALKASSDLKPGEYSFQKSASLRDVIATIVEGKVVQHAVTIPEGLTSEQIVTRLLDNDIFAGSVREIPREGTLLPETYKFPRGTTREQVIQRMQQTQKRVLTEIWERRNPDVPVRSLDQLITLASIIEKETGRADERSRVAAVFANRLRQRIKLQSDPTIIYGLVGGKGTLGRPIKRSEITQPSPYNTYVIDGLPPGPIANPGRASLEAAANPARTRDLFFVADGTGGHAFTETYDQHQKNVAKLRSLEKQIQNDTVEPSEDAPPPTAAGAPADTNPTATTPRPAAPAKKPPARPPAPATPPARQGAAQSTTTPPVVQR